Proteins encoded in a region of the Metamycoplasma alkalescens genome:
- a CDS encoding valine--tRNA ligase, with amino-acid sequence MEDKKITGLRVLNLKKKSKIKTNNKVYLKTHVYNLNFKLAKNNILGILSNDTEAKKTIFELIVNNEIKDNRYQGFIEFKQNNEDEYAFIFNNANYQKEVSFGFDDSNLFENKTKDTVFSYLQRYIKKSNIVNFLTKLFKNNWQDVYQDSKYHLSYKYYEINLELQKTIATNIEQLKKMLLNNDLSVLEKMDYSDKTLLMQEIYNLIRLIVKSIQEAEQKFLVYLEDRIKEYESGSSLMKFKEYKQAKQEYAKFFDQENILHSRSKKLFFLTKWENSLRLFKLKRERKLDTKKFFSKLKSEFIQEINFNKFSLKKKTKFDSFAYFYPRYYVNKCFYWAHLKYFKKIKLMQHSIFIDFVKEIYNLRNDIFYEIGNLGVLNSQKQFRKQVKLITKSILNKNIKMYVYRFKNLANQQNEIFLKKTNLDAYIEDKKKDNFVNLSKIKEYEYDLEEKRSEYYWNIDTEGKKIKNQANALFIDSLPFFKNNKNNLDFIHKKIDILMKEISKLHAEEFLNQDHNLLTPKPFLKVFYDLKAIKYLLFDLFDNFYNYNKIIKNLKNNKDEIFNLILKSNIYRILLKSNISLDKLIMNLSYLTLDEKISLEINKVLINDPSVIVIGIFLEKLNEENQINILNKFNAYLLANEGIGIYFLDNINVAARLTTDLNIIYNARTIEQGKTNKIIENPINPLVKKLLNKEDTKSQENLKEFLDKNYLFVNILEYEIEPDHYIWCKWDQLINWADDKNIKNKKIRNSLLLDSQTALSPKTINEKVDYIEKTIIDFSQLNASNKKMGEKMDKIFDHKLVEKGRNQKWIDMKAFSTHDLNKKPFTIILPPPNVTGKLHIGHALDTYLADTIIRYKKNKNFDVMWVPGKDHAGIATQVVVEKKLAEIKLDKYQLGREKFIEEIWKWKDEYSNNINAQWAKLGLALDYPNERFTLDKNANEAVLKVFITMYKNNLIYRDKKAIVWDPKLKTALSNIEVISTEIKQKMYYFKYPIKNSKNHLIVATTRPETMFSDVAIALNPNDSRYQALKNLFIIHPLTKKEIPIIASEFIDSNFGTGVMKVSAHAFDDIEIIKRNGLQILECIDDEGKMNSLSGKYKGLNRFEARELIAKYLDKNGFVEKVEEIVSNVGYSERSKEPIEVLVKPQWFVKMKFLAEKILKNLNSSNAIKIIPSKFENNLIKWMENVHDWTISRQIWWGHRIPAWYKDNEILVQIENPGEGWIQDNDVLDTWFSSALAPFVFLGWPQTTEKIKRYFPTNLLVTGYDIIFFWVSRMYFQSLEFMDEIPFKEVLLHGLVRDAQGKKMSKSLGNGIDPIAIIDQYGSDVLKMALIFNCTPGADINFSDEKIQSARLFINKFWNIARLIQNIPIDLNAEFSYENLDQFDQWILFELNQTNQNIDNAMKNYEFTIVYKYIYDFVINKFSGWYLEFLKFKNNNYFVHYLFREILIMLHPYMPFLTDYLFESIYSEEVLETKTTEYFNSEEFTSDHVNNLIELITLLRKYREDKQISKALTLNYFLEATSISELEQLIIFKLANFSWEENKDFLIQTSFSKLFIKQRNEDKENEILELKKLIEITKYEIAFNEKFLNNPTFMQKAPEDQIKQKKEKLALHQKNLELYLQELKNKEK; translated from the coding sequence ATGGAAGATAAAAAAATAACTGGCTTGAGAGTTTTAAATTTAAAAAAGAAAAGCAAAATTAAAACAAATAATAAAGTTTATTTAAAAACACATGTTTATAATCTAAACTTTAAATTAGCTAAAAACAACATTTTAGGAATTTTATCTAATGATACTGAAGCTAAAAAAACAATTTTTGAATTAATTGTCAATAATGAGATCAAAGATAACAGGTATCAAGGTTTTATTGAATTTAAACAAAATAATGAAGATGAATATGCATTTATTTTTAATAATGCTAATTATCAAAAAGAAGTATCGTTTGGTTTTGATGATAGTAATTTGTTTGAAAACAAAACCAAAGATACAGTTTTTTCATATTTACAAAGATATATTAAAAAAAGTAATATTGTTAATTTCTTAACAAAACTTTTTAAAAATAATTGACAAGATGTTTATCAAGATTCAAAATATCATTTAAGTTACAAATATTATGAAATAAATTTGGAGTTGCAAAAAACAATTGCAACTAATATTGAGCAACTTAAAAAAATGCTTTTAAATAATGATTTATCAGTTCTTGAAAAAATGGATTATTCAGATAAAACGCTATTGATGCAGGAAATTTATAATTTAATTCGTTTGATTGTAAAATCAATTCAAGAAGCTGAGCAAAAATTTCTTGTTTATTTAGAAGATCGAATTAAAGAATATGAATCAGGAAGTTCTTTAATGAAATTTAAAGAATATAAACAAGCTAAACAAGAATATGCTAAATTTTTTGATCAAGAAAATATTTTGCATTCACGTTCAAAAAAATTATTTTTTCTTACGAAGTGAGAAAATTCATTAAGACTATTTAAATTAAAACGCGAACGAAAATTGGATACAAAAAAATTTTTTTCAAAGTTAAAAAGTGAATTTATTCAAGAAATTAATTTTAATAAGTTTTCTTTGAAAAAAAAGACTAAATTTGATTCATTTGCCTATTTTTATCCACGATATTATGTTAATAAATGCTTTTATTGAGCACATTTGAAATATTTTAAAAAAATTAAATTGATGCAACATTCAATATTTATTGATTTTGTCAAAGAAATTTACAATTTACGGAATGACATTTTTTATGAAATTGGCAATCTTGGAGTTTTAAATTCACAAAAACAATTTAGAAAACAAGTTAAATTAATTACAAAATCAATTTTAAATAAAAATATTAAAATGTATGTTTATCGTTTCAAAAATTTAGCTAATCAACAAAATGAAATTTTTCTTAAAAAAACAAATTTAGATGCTTATATTGAGGATAAGAAAAAAGATAATTTTGTTAATTTATCTAAGATCAAAGAATATGAATATGATCTTGAAGAAAAAAGATCAGAATATTATTGAAATATTGATACAGAAGGTAAAAAAATCAAAAATCAGGCTAATGCTTTATTTATTGATTCATTGCCTTTTTTTAAGAATAATAAAAATAACCTTGATTTTATTCATAAAAAAATTGATATTTTAATGAAAGAAATTTCTAAATTACATGCCGAAGAATTTTTAAATCAAGATCATAATTTATTAACACCCAAACCTTTTTTGAAAGTATTTTATGATCTTAAAGCAATTAAATATTTACTTTTTGACTTATTTGATAATTTTTATAATTACAACAAAATCATTAAGAATTTAAAAAATAATAAAGATGAAATTTTTAATTTAATTTTAAAGTCAAATATTTATCGAATTCTTTTAAAATCGAATATATCACTTGATAAATTAATCATGAATTTATCTTATTTAACTCTTGATGAAAAAATTTCCTTGGAAATTAATAAGGTTTTAATTAATGATCCAAGCGTGATTGTAATTGGAATTTTTTTAGAAAAATTAAACGAAGAAAATCAAATTAATATCTTGAATAAATTTAATGCATATCTTTTAGCTAATGAAGGAATTGGCATTTATTTTTTAGATAATATAAATGTTGCCGCAAGATTGACAACTGATTTGAATATCATTTATAATGCAAGAACAATTGAGCAAGGTAAAACCAATAAAATTATTGAGAATCCAATCAATCCATTAGTAAAAAAATTATTGAATAAAGAAGACACTAAATCGCAAGAGAATCTGAAAGAATTTCTTGATAAAAATTATTTATTTGTCAATATACTTGAATATGAAATTGAACCTGATCATTACATTTGATGCAAATGGGATCAATTAATTAATTGGGCGGATGACAAAAATATTAAAAATAAAAAAATTCGTAATTCTTTATTATTGGACTCACAAACAGCACTAAGTCCCAAAACAATCAATGAAAAAGTTGATTATATTGAAAAAACAATTATTGATTTTAGTCAATTAAATGCTTCAAACAAAAAAATGGGAGAAAAAATGGATAAAATTTTTGATCACAAATTAGTTGAAAAAGGAAGAAATCAAAAATGAATTGATATGAAAGCTTTTTCAACACATGATTTAAATAAGAAACCTTTTACTATTATTCTTCCTCCTCCAAATGTAACAGGGAAATTGCATATTGGTCATGCTTTAGATACATATCTTGCAGATACAATTATTAGGTATAAAAAAAATAAAAATTTTGATGTGATGTGAGTTCCTGGGAAAGATCATGCCGGGATTGCTACGCAAGTTGTAGTTGAAAAAAAACTTGCAGAAATCAAACTTGATAAATATCAATTAGGTCGTGAGAAATTTATTGAAGAAATTTGAAAATGAAAAGATGAATATTCAAATAATATCAATGCACAATGAGCAAAATTAGGACTTGCTCTAGATTATCCAAATGAACGTTTTACTTTGGATAAAAATGCGAATGAAGCAGTGTTAAAAGTTTTTATTACGATGTATAAAAACAATTTAATTTATCGTGATAAAAAAGCAATTGTTTGAGATCCAAAACTTAAAACAGCTCTTTCAAATATTGAAGTCATTTCAACTGAAATTAAGCAAAAAATGTATTATTTTAAATATCCGATTAAAAATAGTAAAAATCATTTAATAGTTGCTACAACAAGACCTGAAACAATGTTTTCAGATGTTGCGATTGCTTTGAATCCAAATGATTCAAGATATCAAGCATTAAAAAATTTATTTATTATTCATCCATTAACAAAAAAAGAAATTCCAATTATTGCATCCGAATTTATTGATTCAAATTTTGGAACTGGTGTAATGAAAGTATCAGCTCATGCTTTTGATGATATTGAGATTATTAAAAGAAATGGACTCCAAATTCTTGAATGTATTGATGATGAAGGAAAAATGAATTCTTTATCAGGTAAATACAAAGGTCTAAATCGTTTTGAAGCAAGAGAATTAATTGCAAAATATTTAGATAAAAATGGTTTTGTTGAAAAAGTTGAAGAAATAGTTTCAAATGTTGGTTATAGTGAAAGAAGCAAAGAACCAATTGAAGTTTTAGTAAAACCACAATGATTTGTAAAAATGAAGTTTTTAGCTGAAAAAATTCTTAAAAACTTAAATTCTTCAAATGCAATTAAAATCATTCCTTCTAAATTTGAAAATAATCTTATTAAATGAATGGAAAATGTTCATGATTGAACAATTAGTCGGCAAATTTGATGAGGACACCGAATTCCTGCTTGATATAAAGATAATGAAATTTTAGTTCAGATTGAAAATCCAGGTGAAGGATGAATCCAAGATAATGATGTACTGGACACATGATTTAGTTCAGCTCTGGCACCTTTTGTTTTTTTAGGTTGACCACAAACAACTGAAAAAATTAAAAGATATTTTCCAACAAATTTATTAGTAACAGGATATGACATTATTTTCTTTTGGGTTTCAAGAATGTATTTTCAAAGTTTAGAATTTATGGATGAAATTCCTTTCAAAGAAGTTTTATTACATGGCCTAGTTCGTGATGCGCAAGGGAAAAAAATGTCAAAATCACTTGGCAATGGAATTGATCCAATTGCAATCATTGATCAATATGGTTCTGATGTTTTAAAAATGGCTTTAATTTTTAATTGCACACCGGGTGCTGATATTAATTTTAGTGATGAAAAAATTCAAAGTGCAAGATTATTTATTAATAAATTCTGAAACATTGCCAGATTAATTCAAAATATACCAATTGATTTAAATGCAGAATTTAGTTATGAAAATTTAGATCAATTTGATCAATGAATTCTGTTTGAGCTTAATCAAACAAATCAAAATATTGATAATGCAATGAAAAATTATGAATTTACAATTGTTTATAAATATATTTATGATTTTGTTATCAATAAATTTTCAGGTTGATATTTAGAATTTTTAAAATTTAAAAATAATAATTATTTTGTTCATTACTTATTTAGAGAAATATTAATTATGTTACATCCATATATGCCATTTTTAACAGATTATTTGTTTGAAAGTATTTATTCTGAAGAGGTATTGGAAACTAAAACTACTGAATATTTCAATTCTGAAGAATTTACATCAGATCATGTCAATAATTTGATTGAATTAATAACCTTATTAAGAAAATATCGTGAAGATAAGCAAATTTCAAAAGCATTAACATTAAATTATTTTCTTGAAGCAACAAGTATTAGTGAACTAGAACAATTAATTATTTTTAAATTAGCTAATTTTAGTTGGGAAGAAAATAAGGATTTCTTAATTCAAACTTCGTTTTCAAAATTGTTTATCAAACAACGAAATGAAGATAAAGAAAATGAAATTCTTGAATTAAAAAAATTAATTGAAATTACAAAATATGAAATTGCTTTTAATGAAAAATTTTTAAACAATCCAACCTTTATGCAAAAAGCTCCAGAAGATCAAATTAAACAAAAAAAAGAAAAATTAGCTTTACATCAAAAAAATTTGGAGCTATATTTGCAAGAATTAAAAAATAAAGAAAAATAA
- a CDS encoding ECF transporter S component: MNSKLPGGINHYLQWARSQTSISFKKWNSKKIAFVGVLIAISVVMFLISVRILPISALPAFKFSFIGLPIKITGFVFGPIVGIITGILADLISFALVPTYYNVLYTLAVAVAGFVPGLAAYYFFNLNELFFSRKYRIYKYKQTVDFFKIQFSEALARENSEDLQYFSEKIAFYEVKIILLETKKKPMAMINFAFISAIVFLVLQIIIIVAIFSKLDNSIFEHNRFIKNKTFYVILTTSGFIGMIVFVVLYRLFLRKKYQTFIEIMAIITFCAILELVNTVLLAWADTITLRTDFWVNFTGQTLTSPVKIFFNLAIILPTYKVVASLIKSKEGDRF, from the coding sequence ATGAATTCAAAATTACCTGGTGGAATAAATCATTACCTGCAATGAGCAAGATCGCAAACAAGTATTTCATTCAAAAAATGAAATTCTAAAAAAATTGCTTTTGTTGGTGTTTTGATTGCTATTTCTGTTGTGATGTTTTTAATTTCAGTAAGAATTTTGCCAATTAGTGCGTTACCTGCTTTTAAATTTAGTTTTATTGGTTTACCAATTAAAATTACAGGGTTTGTTTTTGGTCCAATTGTTGGCATTATTACAGGAATTTTAGCTGATCTAATTTCATTTGCATTAGTCCCAACTTATTATAATGTCTTATATACTTTAGCAGTGGCTGTTGCAGGTTTTGTCCCGGGATTAGCTGCTTATTATTTCTTTAATTTGAATGAATTATTTTTTTCAAGAAAATATCGAATTTATAAATATAAGCAAACTGTTGATTTTTTTAAAATTCAATTTTCTGAAGCGCTTGCAAGAGAAAATTCGGAAGATTTACAATATTTTTCAGAAAAAATTGCATTTTATGAAGTTAAGATTATTTTGCTAGAAACAAAGAAAAAACCAATGGCGATGATCAATTTTGCTTTCATTTCAGCAATCGTTTTCTTAGTATTACAAATTATTATCATTGTTGCAATTTTTTCAAAATTAGATAATTCAATTTTTGAACATAACCGTTTTATTAAAAATAAAACATTTTATGTAATTCTTACCACATCTGGGTTTATTGGAATGATTGTTTTTGTTGTGCTTTATCGTTTATTTTTAAGAAAAAAATATCAAACATTTATTGAAATAATGGCCATTATAACATTTTGTGCAATTTTGGAATTAGTCAACACAGTTTTATTGGCATGAGCTGACACAATTACCCTAAGAACAGATTTTTGAGTTAATTTTACAGGGCAAACACTAACAAGTCCAGTTAAGATCTTTTTCAATTTAGCAATTATTTTGCCAACATATAAAGTTGTAGCTTCATTAATCAAATCAAAGGAAGGCGATAGATTTTAA
- a CDS encoding YihY/virulence factor BrkB family protein gives MKKKKNKDLLPTGWDKEDDSQEIKKDNNYSNNFSSKHIVKNKKKQNLLEKIIKSIIYGILFITIPRYIKSSKTKGREIVNSAYTKINSLEFAFAPAGYAMYLFLSFIPTIGLVIGIIGSINQEFEFVIKVIILGQLVPGIDKVIPAFSEVWSNAGGATTFIIVAISVLWLSSKGYSKFILSLDALYEHKTQNAAWQTRIKGFITSIIITSALIIFLLIISAFLAFILNNVFGIKITKDIVLKDLPWEFQLIFWLPTIFFLPFAICLGFLLAFKFAPSFRIKFSQITPGAFVAAIPTALYILIFGSLTSLINYKQFGVVASFMYIILLLSVMSYFIYIGIIVNSSFYKTFINLPTIGKGGWLNKK, from the coding sequence ATGAAAAAGAAAAAAAATAAAGATCTTCTTCCGACTGGTTGAGATAAAGAAGATGACTCTCAGGAAATAAAAAAAGATAATAATTATTCAAATAATTTTTCCTCAAAGCATATTGTAAAAAATAAAAAGAAGCAAAATTTACTTGAAAAAATTATTAAATCAATAATTTATGGAATTTTATTTATTACAATTCCTCGTTACATTAAAAGTTCAAAAACAAAAGGTAGAGAAATTGTTAATTCAGCGTATACAAAAATAAACTCACTTGAATTTGCTTTTGCTCCAGCTGGGTATGCAATGTATTTATTCTTATCATTTATTCCAACAATTGGGTTAGTAATTGGAATTATTGGTTCGATTAATCAAGAGTTTGAATTTGTAATAAAAGTTATTATCTTAGGGCAATTAGTTCCTGGAATTGATAAAGTCATTCCAGCATTTTCTGAAGTTTGGTCCAATGCTGGTGGAGCAACAACGTTTATCATTGTGGCAATTTCAGTTTTATGACTTTCATCAAAAGGATATAGTAAATTCATTTTATCACTTGATGCTTTGTATGAACACAAAACCCAAAATGCTGCTTGACAAACAAGAATCAAAGGTTTTATTACAAGCATTATTATCACTTCGGCTTTAATCATTTTTTTATTAATCATTTCAGCATTTTTAGCATTCATTTTAAATAATGTTTTTGGAATTAAAATTACAAAAGATATTGTTTTAAAAGATCTACCCTGGGAATTTCAACTTATTTTTTGATTACCAACAATTTTCTTTTTACCATTTGCAATTTGTTTGGGATTTTTATTAGCATTTAAATTTGCACCAAGTTTTAGAATCAAATTTTCACAAATAACACCTGGTGCTTTTGTTGCAGCAATTCCAACTGCGCTGTATATTTTAATTTTTGGTTCACTAACCTCTTTAATTAATTACAAACAATTTGGGGTTGTTGCTTCATTTATGTACATAATTTTGTTATTAAGTGTGATGTCATATTTTATTTACATCGGAATTATTGTTAATTCAAGCTTTTATAAGACTTTTATTAATCTTCCAACAATTGGAAAAGGTGGATGATTGAATAAAAAATAA
- the gatB gene encoding Asp-tRNA(Asn)/Glu-tRNA(Gln) amidotransferase subunit GatB — MNSDWELVIGIEIHIELNTKTKMFSSQPNLYSDTPNIYVSPIDLAYPGTLPIVNKQAVIKAIKLAKALNMEIDHLIRFDRKNYFYPDLTKGYQITQQFNPIGKNGSVKIKVDNDWKTIEIERIHLEEDTAKSLHEKDLTFLNYNRSGVPLIEIVSSPVLHSAKEAVAYVEAIRQTVLALDISDAKMNEGSLRVDVNISTRKKGTKDLNTRIEIKNLNSISNIEKAIKYEFDYQVDCYEKNQEFEQSTKRFDESKNITILMRSKSDAIDYKYFPDPNIPYIKLNDELINSIEIEELPYEKEKRYLDKGLNSVQISQLINNLEYANFLDHLHTTDFKKTANIFFSEIVSYLNQNNFSNQKIPFDVNQISELMQWVIDEKINKNDIKKILLISKQNPNLSFEEIAKKNHLFLEKKEILLEEIVAQILVENPTLETEFKNNFNRASKFLVGQVMKKTAGKANVIELNELIKVRYEKEKK; from the coding sequence ATGAATAGTGATTGAGAATTGGTAATCGGTATTGAAATTCATATTGAATTAAATACAAAAACAAAAATGTTTTCTTCACAACCAAATTTATATTCTGATACTCCAAATATTTATGTTTCACCAATTGATTTAGCATATCCAGGGACATTGCCAATTGTAAATAAACAAGCAGTTATTAAAGCAATTAAATTAGCAAAAGCATTGAATATGGAAATTGATCATTTAATACGCTTTGATCGAAAAAATTATTTTTATCCAGATTTAACAAAGGGTTATCAAATAACCCAACAATTTAATCCAATTGGAAAAAATGGTTCAGTTAAGATAAAAGTTGATAATGATTGAAAAACAATTGAAATTGAAAGAATTCATCTTGAAGAAGACACAGCAAAATCATTGCATGAAAAAGACCTTACTTTTTTAAATTATAATCGTTCGGGAGTTCCATTGATTGAAATCGTTTCAAGTCCAGTGCTGCATTCAGCAAAAGAAGCAGTTGCTTATGTTGAAGCAATTAGACAAACTGTTCTTGCACTCGATATTTCTGATGCCAAAATGAATGAAGGAAGTTTAAGGGTTGATGTTAATATTTCAACAAGAAAAAAAGGAACTAAAGATTTGAACACAAGAATTGAAATAAAAAATTTAAATTCAATCTCAAATATTGAAAAAGCAATTAAATATGAATTTGATTATCAAGTTGATTGCTATGAAAAAAATCAAGAATTTGAACAATCAACAAAAAGGTTTGATGAATCAAAAAACATTACTATTTTAATGCGTTCAAAATCAGATGCAATTGATTATAAATATTTTCCTGATCCAAATATTCCCTATATCAAATTAAATGATGAATTAATCAATTCAATTGAAATTGAGGAATTGCCATATGAAAAAGAAAAAAGATATCTTGATAAGGGGTTAAATTCAGTTCAGATTTCACAATTAATAAATAATTTAGAATATGCTAATTTTCTTGATCATTTGCATACAACTGATTTTAAAAAAACAGCAAATATCTTTTTTTCAGAAATTGTTTCATACTTAAATCAAAATAATTTTTCAAATCAAAAAATTCCTTTTGATGTCAATCAGATTTCAGAATTAATGCAATGAGTTATTGATGAAAAAATCAACAAAAATGATATTAAAAAAATACTTTTAATTAGCAAGCAAAATCCAAATCTTTCTTTTGAAGAAATTGCTAAGAAAAATCATTTATTTTTAGAAAAAAAAGAAATTTTATTAGAAGAAATTGTTGCTCAAATCTTAGTTGAAAATCCAACTTTAGAAACTGAATTTAAAAATAATTTTAATCGTGCTTCGAAGTTTCTAGTTGGTCAAGTGATGAAAAAAACAGCTGGTAAAGCAAATGTAATTGAATTGAATGAATTAATTAAGGTAAGATATGAAAAAGAAAAAAAATAA